In the Deinococcus proteolyticus MRP genome, one interval contains:
- a CDS encoding type II secretion system protein produces the protein MNRDGFTLTELLIVMALLGILIGIGLTNYSGARQRGMDSAAQQHGAAVALAVQQYLSQNPVRDVSALSSGGWEDCTKAARITTPLPSSPDRTYQSGDIGWKAPPEFVTCRIGGSGRSVQVTTGTTSGTKTFINGDSP, from the coding sequence ATGAACCGAGACGGATTTACCCTAACTGAACTCCTGATCGTGATGGCCCTGCTCGGCATCCTGATCGGTATCGGCCTGACGAATTACAGCGGGGCACGTCAGCGCGGCATGGACAGCGCAGCGCAGCAGCATGGGGCCGCCGTCGCGCTGGCCGTGCAGCAGTACCTGAGCCAGAACCCGGTCCGGGACGTCAGTGCCCTGAGCAGTGGAGGCTGGGAGGACTGCACCAAAGCGGCACGTATCACCACTCCCCTGCCCAGCTCCCCCGACCGCACCTACCAGAGCGGCGATATCGGCTGGAAAGCACCGCCCGAGTTCGTGACCTGCCGCATCGGCGGCAGCGGCCGCAGCGTGCAGGTCACCACCGGCACCACCTCCGGGACCAAGACCTTTATCAACGGAGATAGCCCGTGA
- a CDS encoding type II secretion system protein: protein MRRTQGFTLIEILVVLGLIALGLSLAWPKTDTQSRLPGQFAEALSAYLNAAAAGADGRQSEVCVQKSGQTAVTTPATQAALKIPKEIETDLSQVCFSRTGQPTSAVNIGIKHVKDADYTLHVASEGIYGKIQVVQ from the coding sequence GTGAGACGCACCCAGGGCTTCACGCTGATCGAGATTCTGGTGGTGCTGGGCCTGATCGCCCTGGGCCTCTCCCTGGCATGGCCGAAAACGGACACCCAGTCGCGGCTGCCCGGACAATTCGCTGAAGCCCTGAGCGCCTATCTGAACGCGGCCGCCGCCGGCGCAGACGGACGCCAGAGCGAAGTGTGCGTGCAAAAAAGTGGCCAGACCGCCGTGACGACGCCAGCCACGCAGGCAGCCCTCAAGATTCCAAAGGAGATCGAGACGGACCTGTCCCAGGTCTGTTTCAGCCGCACCGGACAGCCCACCAGTGCCGTGAATATTGGCATAAAACACGTCAAAGACGCGGATTACACCCTGCACGTGGCTTCCGAAGGCATCTACGGAAAAATCCAGGTGGTTCAGTGA
- a CDS encoding prepilin-type N-terminal cleavage/methylation domain-containing protein: MKRHQRGFTLIEVLVATFLVAMILLTVLRSQLQMSAANANANLQITQAAVAEAAGFRYSTQLAAQGFEASGDAGSDFASIRSELPPEQQELLNNLSYSVKNAGGAFMIVKVWIKDHPEDPRQVEFTMRIPR; this comes from the coding sequence GTGAAACGGCACCAGCGCGGCTTCACCTTGATTGAAGTGCTGGTGGCCACGTTCCTGGTCGCCATGATTCTGCTCACCGTACTGCGTTCTCAACTTCAGATGAGCGCGGCCAATGCCAACGCCAACTTGCAGATCACCCAGGCCGCCGTGGCCGAAGCGGCCGGTTTCCGCTACAGCACCCAGCTGGCCGCCCAGGGGTTCGAAGCCAGTGGCGACGCAGGGTCAGACTTCGCCAGCATTCGCTCGGAACTGCCCCCGGAGCAGCAGGAACTGCTGAACAACCTGAGCTACTCGGTCAAAAATGCCGGTGGCGCTTTCATGATCGTCAAAGTCTGGATCAAGGACCACCCTGAAGACCCACGGCAAGTCGAATTCACCATGCGCATCCCGAGGTAA